From a single Rhodospirillaceae bacterium genomic region:
- a CDS encoding type II toxin-antitoxin system RatA family toxin yields MPKHRQVAVLPYAPDQMFDLVADVKRYPEFLPWVMGARIRRRSETLIVADLLVGFRMIRERYTSRVSLDRPGRIDVTYTEGPFRYLENHWVFKAHPDGCEIEFYLDFEFRSRLLQRLIGALFHEAVRKMVAAFEARARKLYGDPAAIRKAAPVAPHENPA; encoded by the coding sequence GTGCCCAAACACCGGCAGGTCGCGGTCTTGCCCTACGCGCCCGACCAGATGTTCGATCTGGTCGCCGACGTGAAACGCTATCCGGAATTCCTGCCCTGGGTGATGGGCGCGCGCATCCGCCGCCGGTCGGAAACCCTGATCGTCGCGGACCTGCTGGTCGGCTTCCGCATGATCCGCGAGCGCTACACGTCGCGGGTCAGCCTCGACCGGCCGGGCCGCATCGACGTGACCTATACCGAGGGCCCGTTCCGCTATCTGGAGAACCACTGGGTCTTCAAGGCCCATCCGGACGGCTGCGAGATCGAGTTCTATCTCGATTTCGAGTTCAGGTCCCGCCTGCTGCAACGGCTGATCGGCGCCCTGTTCCACGAAGCGGTGCGCAAGATGGTCGCCGCCTTCGAAGCCCGCGCCCGCAAGCTGTACGGCGATCCGGCGGCGATCCGAAAGGCCGCGCCGGTAGCACCGCACGAAAATCCCGCCTAA
- a CDS encoding ETC complex I subunit, whose protein sequence is MRARIYRPAKTAMQSGRGNAKGWIVEYEPQAAMKQDPVTGWTTSSDTGQQVKMGFATRDEAIAFCERKGIDYQVREPRERAVRPKSYAENFRTDRPIG, encoded by the coding sequence ATGCGCGCGCGCATCTACCGCCCGGCCAAGACCGCCATGCAGTCCGGCCGCGGCAACGCCAAGGGCTGGATCGTCGAATACGAGCCGCAGGCGGCCATGAAGCAGGACCCGGTGACCGGCTGGACGACGTCGTCGGATACCGGCCAACAGGTGAAGATGGGGTTCGCGACCCGCGACGAGGCGATCGCCTTCTGCGAGCGCAAGGGCATCGACTACCAGGTCCGCGAGCCGCGGGAACGGGCGGTGAGGCCGAAAAGCTACGCCGAAAATTTCCGCACCGACCGCCCGATCGGCTGA
- a CDS encoding class I SAM-dependent methyltransferase: MSRRTDQLSDALHAYLLRWGVDEPAPVRALREDTHRLSQDGWQSSPEQAQFMALLAGAIGARRFLEIGTFTGYCTLRMALALPEDGRVVACDITDEFVEKAGRRHWRESGMEDRIDLRIGPAAQTLEGLLADPGPGSFDMAFIDADKEDYPVYFSLCAQLVRRDGLVLIDNAFWGGRVADPDDTRKSTAAIREATRMAFERDDFEVAMVPIGDGLLMARRLR; this comes from the coding sequence ATGTCCCGTCGCACCGACCAACTGAGCGACGCGCTCCACGCCTACCTGCTGCGCTGGGGCGTCGACGAGCCCGCCCCGGTGCGGGCGTTGCGCGAAGACACCCACAGACTTTCCCAGGACGGCTGGCAGAGCTCGCCGGAACAGGCCCAGTTCATGGCCCTGCTCGCCGGCGCCATCGGCGCCCGCCGTTTCCTCGAAATCGGCACCTTCACCGGCTATTGCACCCTGCGCATGGCGCTGGCGCTGCCGGAAGACGGCCGGGTTGTCGCCTGCGACATCACCGACGAGTTCGTCGAAAAGGCGGGCCGCCGGCACTGGCGCGAGTCCGGCATGGAAGACCGTATCGACCTGCGCATCGGCCCTGCGGCGCAAACCCTTGAAGGGCTGCTCGCCGATCCCGGCCCCGGCAGCTTCGACATGGCCTTCATCGACGCCGACAAGGAGGATTACCCGGTTTACTTCTCCTTGTGCGCGCAACTGGTCCGGCGCGACGGGCTGGTGCTGATCGACAACGCCTTCTGGGGCGGCCGGGTCGCCGACCCCGACGATACCCGCAAATCGACGGCTGCGATCCGCGAAGCGACCCGCATGGCCTTCGAGCGCGACGATTTCGAGGTCGCGATGGTGCCGATCGGCGACGGCCTGCTGATGGCCCGAAGGCTGCGTTAG
- a CDS encoding acetoin utilization protein AcuC: MPKPRFIGSEIYRHSRYGGKHPLAIPRVSLAADLCRALGWLPGAQYVDSPVATVDQLTRFHDPDYVAAVRQCERDGAATDDQRARYNLGVNGNPVFGEIFRRPATAAGATLHAIGLLEKGGIVFSPAGGTHHGLKDRASGFCFFNDPVLGILAALDRGATRVAYLDIDAHHCDGVEIALSDDPRVMILSVHEAGRWPRTGNASDPVRHVHHYPVAAGFCDKDFESLMNSEILPAVRAFDPQLLVLQCGADALADDPMSKLSLSNASHARTATAAMALTPRLLVTGGGGYNPWATARCWARVWGVLNGLEAASPINADAQAVLRAVTWSHSRGRNPPERWFASIADEAD; the protein is encoded by the coding sequence ATGCCCAAACCCCGCTTCATCGGCAGCGAAATTTACAGGCATTCCCGGTACGGCGGGAAGCATCCGCTGGCGATTCCGCGGGTTTCGCTCGCCGCCGACCTGTGCCGGGCGCTCGGCTGGCTGCCCGGCGCGCAATATGTCGACAGTCCGGTCGCCACGGTCGACCAGCTCACCCGGTTCCACGACCCGGATTATGTCGCCGCCGTCCGGCAGTGCGAGCGCGACGGAGCGGCGACCGACGACCAGCGCGCGCGCTACAATCTCGGCGTCAACGGCAATCCGGTGTTCGGCGAGATCTTCCGGCGCCCGGCAACCGCCGCCGGCGCGACGCTGCACGCCATCGGCCTGCTGGAGAAGGGCGGCATCGTGTTCAGCCCGGCCGGCGGGACGCATCACGGCCTGAAGGACCGGGCGAGCGGCTTCTGTTTCTTCAACGATCCGGTGCTCGGCATTCTCGCCGCCCTCGACCGGGGCGCGACGCGGGTCGCCTATCTGGATATCGACGCCCATCATTGCGACGGCGTCGAGATTGCCCTGAGCGACGACCCGCGCGTCATGATCCTGTCGGTCCACGAGGCCGGCCGCTGGCCGCGCACCGGCAACGCCAGTGATCCGGTACGGCATGTCCACCACTATCCCGTCGCCGCAGGTTTCTGCGACAAGGACTTCGAATCGTTGATGAATTCGGAAATCCTTCCGGCGGTGCGCGCCTTCGATCCGCAACTCCTGGTGCTGCAATGCGGTGCCGACGCCCTGGCCGACGACCCGATGAGCAAGCTGTCGCTCAGCAACGCCAGCCACGCCCGGACGGCCACGGCGGCGATGGCGCTCACCCCGCGCCTGCTGGTGACGGGCGGCGGCGGTTACAATCCATGGGCGACCGCGCGCTGCTGGGCCCGGGTGTGGGGTGTGCTCAACGGCCTCGAGGCGGCAAGCCCGATCAACGCCGACGCCCAGGCAGTCCTGCGGGCGGTGACCTGGAGCCATTCCCGCGGCCGCAATCCGCCGGAACGCTGGTTCGCGTCGATTGCCGACGAGGCGGACTAA
- a CDS encoding CPBP family intramembrane metalloprotease yields MSANPAAAPKPTGAPKPIAGRDMLVATGVAILVYAFAIQFVPLLRSEPVTASGKQLVLIGYLAANLAAFGAAISALLLRNPGYSWTDIGVRPADDRWKRKAVLLGLAATPLAFAFGLFLRRTFDLDSPGADFFAPAGFSWIAAATIVLYGGILVPMFEELFFRGLVYSWLRNRLAAVSAIPISALAFAVVHLRIEVMIVAFAMGCLLAWLYERSRSILPCILLHQTFNTAQLVLVYGAVALAPDRSGLG; encoded by the coding sequence ATGAGCGCGAACCCGGCCGCAGCCCCGAAACCGACCGGGGCGCCGAAGCCGATCGCCGGCCGCGATATGCTGGTCGCCACCGGCGTCGCCATCCTGGTCTACGCCTTCGCGATCCAGTTCGTGCCCCTGCTCCGGTCCGAACCGGTCACCGCCTCCGGCAAGCAGCTCGTCCTGATCGGCTACCTGGCGGCCAACCTGGCCGCGTTCGGCGCCGCCATTTCGGCGCTCCTGCTGCGCAATCCGGGCTATTCCTGGACGGATATCGGCGTGCGGCCCGCCGACGACCGCTGGAAACGGAAAGCCGTGCTGCTGGGGCTGGCGGCGACGCCGCTCGCCTTCGCCTTCGGCCTGTTCCTGCGCCGGACGTTCGATCTCGATTCGCCGGGAGCGGATTTTTTCGCGCCGGCCGGATTTTCCTGGATCGCGGCCGCCACGATCGTTCTTTACGGCGGAATTCTCGTGCCGATGTTCGAAGAGCTGTTCTTCCGCGGCCTGGTCTATTCCTGGCTGCGCAACCGGCTGGCGGCGGTAAGCGCGATTCCGATCAGCGCACTGGCCTTCGCGGTCGTGCATCTGCGCATCGAGGTCATGATCGTCGCCTTCGCCATGGGCTGCCTGCTGGCGTGGCTTTACGAAAGATCGCGCTCGATCCTGCCCTGCATCCTGCTGCACCAGACCTTCAATACGGCGCAGCTGGTCCTCGTCTACGGCGCGGTCGCGCTCGCCCCCGACCGCAGCGGGCTCGGTTAG
- the lipA gene encoding lipoyl synthase, whose amino-acid sequence MAISESADLSAGRRAKPRHPEKAHRPDSPIRRKPDWIRVKAPAGEDFNATRNLVREHNLATVCEEAACPNIGECWAKKHATFMILGSVCTRACAFCNVETGLPNLLDPHEPENVGLATARLGLEHIVVTSVDRDDLPDGGAGHFVETVAAIRRHAPNTTVEILTPDFLHKPGAVERVARARPDVFNHNLETVPRLYPAIRPGARYFVSLRLLQEVKETDPSIFTKSGLMVGLGETREEVYQVMDDLRSANVDFLTIGQYLQPTRKHAPVDRFVHPDEFRAYEKMAWGKGFLMVSASPLTRSSYHAGDDFARLKAARAAAATAGG is encoded by the coding sequence ATGGCGATTTCCGAATCCGCTGACCTGTCCGCCGGCCGCCGGGCCAAGCCCCGGCATCCCGAAAAGGCGCACCGGCCGGACAGCCCGATCCGGCGCAAGCCGGACTGGATTCGCGTCAAGGCTCCGGCAGGCGAGGACTTCAACGCCACCCGGAATCTGGTCCGGGAACACAATCTCGCGACGGTGTGCGAAGAAGCCGCCTGCCCCAATATCGGCGAGTGTTGGGCGAAGAAGCACGCCACCTTCATGATCCTGGGCAGCGTCTGCACCCGGGCCTGCGCCTTCTGCAACGTCGAGACCGGCCTGCCGAATCTGCTGGATCCGCACGAGCCCGAGAATGTCGGCCTGGCGACGGCGCGGCTCGGCCTGGAGCATATCGTGGTCACGTCGGTCGACCGGGACGACCTGCCGGACGGCGGCGCCGGCCATTTCGTCGAAACGGTCGCCGCGATCCGCCGCCACGCTCCGAACACCACGGTCGAAATCCTGACGCCGGATTTCCTGCACAAGCCGGGCGCGGTCGAACGGGTTGCCCGGGCCCGGCCGGACGTGTTCAACCACAATCTGGAGACCGTGCCGCGGCTCTATCCGGCGATCCGCCCCGGCGCGCGCTATTTCGTATCCCTGCGCCTGTTGCAGGAGGTCAAGGAAACCGACCCGTCGATCTTCACCAAGTCGGGCCTCATGGTCGGCCTGGGCGAGACCAGGGAAGAGGTCTACCAGGTCATGGACGACCTGCGTTCGGCCAACGTCGACTTCCTCACCATCGGCCAGTATCTGCAACCGACGCGCAAGCACGCGCCCGTCGACCGCTTCGTCCATCCCGACGAGTTCCGGGCCTACGAGAAAATGGCCTGGGGCAAGGGTTTCCTGATGGTCTCGGCCTCGCCGCTCACCCGCAGCTCCTATCACGCCGGCGACGATTTCGCCCGGCTGAAGGCGGCCCGCGCCGCGGCGGCAACGGCAGGCGGGTAG
- a CDS encoding CinA family protein — MNPEARPVDPARLLQAARAAGLTVATAESCTGGMVAAALTDIAGSSDVFERGFVTYSNEAKTELLGIDPALTGPGGPGAVSEPVARAMAAGALRHSRADVAVSVTGIAGPGGGTAGKPVGLVHFGWTVRDGANGARRQVFSGDRAAVRAAATNYALALLAQAVEAAVEREAGDPAVRRDR, encoded by the coding sequence GTGAATCCGGAAGCAAGGCCGGTCGATCCGGCACGGCTGTTGCAGGCGGCGCGGGCGGCCGGGCTGACCGTCGCCACGGCCGAATCCTGCACCGGCGGCATGGTCGCGGCCGCGCTGACCGACATCGCCGGCTCGTCCGACGTTTTCGAGCGGGGTTTCGTCACCTATTCCAACGAGGCCAAGACCGAACTACTCGGCATCGATCCGGCGCTGACCGGGCCGGGCGGACCCGGCGCGGTCAGCGAACCGGTCGCGCGGGCCATGGCCGCGGGCGCGCTCCGCCACTCCCGGGCGGACGTCGCCGTTTCGGTCACCGGGATCGCCGGGCCGGGCGGCGGCACCGCCGGCAAGCCGGTCGGCCTCGTCCATTTCGGCTGGACGGTGCGGGACGGCGCAAACGGCGCCCGCCGGCAGGTCTTTTCCGGCGACCGCGCGGCCGTCCGGGCGGCGGCAACGAACTATGCCCTCGCCCTGCTCGCCCAGGCTGTCGAAGCGGCGGTCGAAAGGGAGGCCGGCGACCCGGCAGTCCGGCGGGACCGATGA
- a CDS encoding phosphatidylglycerophosphatase A: MAARRPVGFAGWLAVWFGAGLSPVAPGTAGSLAALPFGAAILWAGGASGWLWLGLATLLLLPLGAWAAAAYDRQTGGHDNAAIVVDEVAGQWIALLPAGPITVSGSVWWHFALAFGLFRLFDIAKPWPAGRIDRQTGGGWGVMADDIVAGVYAGVLTWLVIRLEPAL; encoded by the coding sequence GTGGCCGCGCGGCGACCGGTCGGTTTCGCCGGCTGGCTGGCGGTCTGGTTCGGCGCCGGCCTCTCGCCGGTCGCACCGGGGACCGCCGGATCGCTGGCCGCCCTGCCCTTCGGCGCCGCGATCCTGTGGGCCGGCGGCGCCTCGGGCTGGCTCTGGCTCGGCCTGGCGACGCTGCTGCTGCTGCCGCTCGGCGCCTGGGCGGCGGCGGCCTACGACCGGCAGACCGGCGGGCACGACAACGCCGCCATCGTCGTCGACGAGGTCGCCGGCCAGTGGATCGCCCTGCTGCCGGCCGGCCCGATTACGGTTTCGGGGAGCGTCTGGTGGCATTTTGCGCTGGCGTTCGGCCTGTTCCGCCTGTTCGATATCGCGAAACCCTGGCCGGCCGGCCGGATCGACCGGCAGACCGGCGGCGGCTGGGGCGTCATGGCGGACGATATCGTCGCGGGCGTCTACGCCGGTGTGCTGACCTGGCTGGTCATCCGGCTGGAGCCGGCCCTGTGA